Proteins found in one Haloferax litoreum genomic segment:
- a CDS encoding excinuclease ABC subunit C, with protein sequence MDAGAVRERAGELPSDPGVYQFFDGETVLYVGKAVDIRARVRSYADPRSERISRMVARSEGIDFAVTDTETQALLLEANLIKRHQPRYNVRLKDDKSYPLVQLTNHPVPRIEVTRDPEDSATVFGPYTDKGRVETVVKAIRETYGLRGCSDHKYANRSRPCLDFEMGLCTAPCTGEIAEDAYREDVESAVRFFEGETGVLADPLRREMEAAAQDEEFERAANLRDRLEAVESFHGAGEAAVSSQSDERAIDVLGVSLRGDSATVARLHAERGQLVDRTRHHLDAPEGEDRTAAVLSAFLAQFYAERELPDAVVLSEHPDDEDVVSWLESEGVSVRVPGAGREAKLVELALKNARRRAGRDDGLATLARELTLDVRRVSRIEGFDVSHAQGKSVVGSDVCFVDGSAETADYRRRRLPERNDDYANMRELIHWRATRALEGRDDRPDPDLLLIDGGKGQLNAALDALEETGWNVPAVGIAKERELVITPDRTFDWPDDAPHLHVLQRVRDEAHRFAVQYHQTLRDEVKTVLDDVPGIGPKTRRALLTRFGSVEGVREATLDDLTDVPGVGAKTAEELKRRL encoded by the coding sequence ATGGACGCAGGTGCGGTCAGAGAACGGGCTGGCGAGTTGCCGTCCGACCCCGGCGTGTACCAGTTCTTCGACGGTGAGACGGTGCTCTACGTGGGAAAAGCGGTGGATATCCGCGCTCGTGTCCGGTCGTACGCCGACCCACGGTCAGAGCGTATCTCGCGGATGGTCGCTCGTTCGGAGGGCATCGACTTCGCCGTCACGGACACCGAGACGCAGGCACTTCTCCTCGAAGCCAACCTCATCAAACGTCACCAGCCACGGTACAACGTCCGCCTGAAAGACGACAAGTCCTACCCACTCGTCCAACTGACGAACCACCCCGTCCCGCGCATCGAAGTGACACGTGACCCCGAGGACTCCGCAACCGTGTTCGGGCCGTACACGGACAAAGGCCGCGTCGAGACGGTGGTGAAGGCCATCCGCGAGACGTACGGCCTCCGCGGGTGTTCGGACCACAAGTACGCGAATCGCTCGCGTCCGTGTCTCGACTTCGAGATGGGTCTCTGTACCGCCCCATGCACCGGCGAGATAGCCGAAGACGCCTATCGAGAGGACGTGGAGTCGGCGGTCCGGTTTTTCGAAGGCGAAACTGGCGTCCTCGCCGACCCGCTCCGCCGAGAGATGGAGGCCGCGGCACAGGACGAAGAGTTCGAACGCGCCGCCAACCTCCGCGACAGACTCGAAGCGGTCGAATCGTTCCACGGCGCGGGTGAGGCCGCCGTCTCGTCACAGTCCGACGAGCGAGCGATAGACGTACTGGGCGTCTCACTCCGCGGTGACTCGGCGACGGTGGCCCGTCTCCACGCCGAGCGCGGCCAGTTGGTCGATAGAACGCGCCACCACCTCGACGCTCCAGAAGGCGAAGACCGGACCGCCGCCGTCCTCTCGGCCTTCCTCGCGCAGTTCTACGCCGAGCGCGAACTCCCCGACGCAGTCGTCTTGTCCGAACATCCGGACGACGAGGACGTGGTGTCGTGGCTCGAATCCGAGGGCGTGAGCGTCCGCGTCCCCGGTGCCGGGCGTGAGGCGAAACTCGTCGAACTCGCGTTGAAGAACGCCCGCAGACGCGCCGGACGCGACGACGGACTCGCGACGCTCGCCCGCGAACTGACTCTCGACGTGCGCCGCGTCTCGCGTATCGAAGGATTCGACGTGAGTCACGCACAGGGGAAGTCCGTCGTCGGGAGCGACGTGTGCTTCGTCGATGGCAGCGCCGAGACGGCCGACTACCGCCGCCGCCGACTCCCCGAACGGAACGACGACTACGCGAACATGCGCGAGTTGATTCACTGGCGGGCGACCAGAGCACTCGAAGGCCGGGACGACAGACCGGACCCCGATTTACTCCTCATCGACGGCGGGAAAGGACAGTTGAACGCCGCCCTCGACGCACTCGAAGAGACGGGGTGGAACGTCCCCGCAGTGGGCATCGCCAAAGAGCGCGAACTGGTCATCACGCCCGACCGAACTTTCGACTGGCCGGACGACGCGCCACACTTGCACGTCCTCCAGCGGGTCCGCGACGAGGCCCACAGATTCGCGGTTCAGTACCACCAGACGCTCCGCGACGAGGTGAAGACGGTCCTCGACGACGTTCCGGGAATCGGTCCGAAGACGCGACGTGCGCTGTTGACGCGGTTCGGAAGCGTCGAGGGTGTCCGGGAAGCGACGCTCGACGACCTGACGGACGTGCCGGGTGTGGGGGCGAAAACGGCAGAGGAACTGAAGCGGCGACTGTGA
- a CDS encoding ABC transporter permease, protein MTLESVARKDFRDAIRSRWLLGLTLFFSLIIGGSTALFYGVLLKGAGANSETLFGLTTAPGGLFSFSYAGMLGFILALIALVTAHGSLIDERESGTMKLLLSLPNSRRDVVFGKLVGRTLVVLVSMLAGFVIALFAMLFTGGQVMFASYAGQVALSGLLATAFVSIGVWLSATSESQRQALFSTIGLYFIFAVLWSTVATGVPRVLNWAIEQLPGIEPMAGEQVALMRMFIKYLNPLRAYETLVAQLYGPAPAARLFKAGLGESLVLQPIFQESIPFYLTGPFILVILLGWIVIPPLLGYWTFTRVDL, encoded by the coding sequence ATGACCCTCGAATCCGTCGCGCGCAAAGACTTCCGCGACGCCATCCGTTCGCGGTGGCTCTTGGGCCTCACGCTGTTCTTCAGCCTCATCATCGGCGGGTCGACGGCGCTGTTCTACGGCGTCCTGCTGAAGGGTGCGGGCGCGAACTCGGAGACGTTGTTCGGACTGACGACTGCGCCGGGCGGTCTGTTTAGCTTCTCGTACGCGGGCATGCTCGGGTTCATCCTCGCGCTCATCGCACTCGTCACCGCTCACGGGTCGCTCATCGACGAACGCGAGTCCGGGACGATGAAACTCCTGCTCTCGCTGCCGAACTCCCGACGCGACGTGGTGTTCGGGAAACTCGTCGGCCGGACGCTCGTGGTCCTCGTCTCGATGCTCGCCGGGTTCGTCATCGCGCTGTTCGCGATGCTCTTTACCGGCGGACAGGTGATGTTCGCCTCCTACGCGGGTCAGGTCGCCCTCTCGGGACTGTTGGCGACAGCGTTCGTCTCCATCGGCGTCTGGCTCTCGGCCACGTCCGAGTCGCAACGGCAGGCCCTCTTCAGCACCATCGGCCTGTACTTCATCTTCGCCGTTCTCTGGTCGACGGTGGCTACGGGCGTGCCGCGGGTTCTCAACTGGGCCATCGAGCAACTCCCGGGCATCGAACCGATGGCAGGCGAACAAGTTGCGCTCATGCGGATGTTCATCAAGTACCTGAATCCGCTTCGCGCCTACGAGACGCTCGTGGCGCAACTGTACGGTCCGGCCCCCGCGGCCCGTCTGTTCAAGGCGGGACTCGGCGAGTCACTGGTCCTCCAACCCATCTTCCAGGAGTCGATTCCGTTCTACCTCACCGGGCCGTTCATCCTCGTCATCCTCCTCGGGTGGATTGTCATCCCGCCACTCCTCGGCTACTGGACGTTCACGCGCGTCGACCTCTGA
- a CDS encoding CPBP family intramembrane glutamic endopeptidase, with translation MDTRGETPTELGSRPASFESRRVLLFLLVAFGLAAATALVVYLTGGLTDSPQIAFGLPLWLVLVSTFYMFSPTVANVVTRLVTDEEWEDLRVRPAFRSNAQVYLLAWLAPGLLTGVGTVLFFVAFPAYFDPNASAFRDVLPAGAPLELVFVVQVLQALFLGATLNTLFAFGEELGWRAYLLQKLLPLGPRRAVLALGVVWGAWHWPLIAMGYNYGVDYVGAPWTGFLAMVWMTTATGTFLAWVALRADSVWPAALGHGMINAFAGIGYIFATSGAPSLLGPTVVGAVVVIPWTLVAIVLLVRSPVFGASPPLR, from the coding sequence ATGGACACACGTGGAGAGACACCGACCGAGTTGGGTTCACGCCCGGCGTCGTTCGAATCGCGTCGCGTCCTCCTCTTCCTCCTCGTCGCCTTTGGACTCGCGGCGGCGACTGCGCTGGTCGTGTACCTCACCGGCGGGTTGACCGACTCGCCGCAGATAGCCTTCGGCTTGCCACTCTGGCTTGTCCTCGTCAGCACGTTTTACATGTTCTCGCCGACCGTTGCGAACGTCGTCACTCGACTGGTGACCGACGAGGAGTGGGAAGACCTGCGCGTTCGACCCGCGTTCCGCTCGAACGCGCAGGTCTACCTCCTCGCGTGGCTCGCTCCGGGCCTGCTTACGGGGGTCGGGACGGTGTTGTTCTTCGTCGCCTTCCCTGCGTATTTCGACCCCAACGCGTCGGCGTTTCGTGACGTGTTGCCGGCCGGTGCACCGCTCGAACTCGTCTTCGTCGTACAGGTTCTTCAGGCACTCTTCCTCGGTGCGACACTCAACACACTGTTCGCCTTCGGAGAGGAACTCGGGTGGCGGGCGTACCTGCTCCAGAAACTCCTCCCGTTAGGACCGCGACGGGCCGTCCTCGCTCTCGGCGTCGTCTGGGGGGCGTGGCACTGGCCCCTCATCGCGATGGGGTACAACTACGGTGTCGATTACGTCGGCGCGCCGTGGACTGGCTTTCTGGCGATGGTCTGGATGACGACGGCGACGGGGACGTTCCTCGCGTGGGTCGCGCTTCGCGCCGACTCGGTCTGGCCCGCGGCCCTCGGTCACGGGATGATAAACGCCTTCGCAGGTATCGGATACATCTTCGCGACGTCCGGCGCACCGTCGCTGCTCGGCCCGACTGTCGTCGGCGCTGTGGTCGTGATTCCGTGGACGCTCGTCGCCATCGTCCTCTTAGTTCGGTCGCCGGTGTTCGGAGCGTCGCCGCCACTCAGATAG
- the ligA gene encoding NAD-dependent DNA ligase LigA, translating into MSDADADTESNPYLRDPPTEFDLAEELAREDAERQAALLREAIREHDYRYYVEAEPLVSDAAYDALFSRLVALEGTFDLDTTNSPTNRVGGEPIERLETVEHTAPMLSIDQSTEADDLREFDERVRREVGDVTYVCEPKFDGLSIEVVYEDGQFVRAATRGDGQRGDDVSAQVKTIPTVPLSLRGDPPERLAVRGEIYMPKPAFSDLNRERVEAGEDPFANPRNAAAGTLRNLDPSVVAERPLAVFFYDVLNASVTPETQRAALDRFHDWGLRVADDHVEFADDVQGAIDYRDEMLALRDDLDFEIDGTVIKVDSREAREQLGEKSRSVRWAFAYKFPARHEVTTVRDIVVQVGRTGRLTPVALLDPVDIGGVTVSRATLHNPDEIASLGVALGDRVRVKRAGDVIPQVVEVVKDAGGTYEFPDECPVCGSPVDRDGPLAFCSGGLTCPAQREASIGHFAVKGAMDIDGLGGERVAQLVESGLVENVADLYDLTVDELVELEGWGETSAQNLVDAIEGTKSPSLASFLVGLSIPEVGEATARALAREFGSIDEFPIDEDVHESRFDAFEERLTTVPDVGETVAHRVRDFFENEDNRVVIRSLLDHGVDPEPVEGGGDELDGVTIVVTGTLQVSRSAVRELVESHGGNVTGSVSGNTDYLVVGENPGQSKRDDADENEVPTLDEDEFATFLAERGVSYPTE; encoded by the coding sequence ATGAGTGACGCCGACGCCGACACCGAGTCGAACCCCTATCTTCGGGACCCGCCGACCGAGTTCGACCTCGCCGAGGAACTCGCACGCGAGGACGCCGAACGACAGGCCGCACTCCTCCGCGAGGCCATCCGCGAACACGACTACCGCTACTACGTCGAGGCCGAACCGCTCGTCTCCGATGCGGCCTACGACGCGCTCTTTTCTCGTCTCGTCGCGCTCGAAGGCACGTTCGACCTCGATACGACGAACAGTCCGACGAACCGCGTCGGGGGCGAACCCATCGAGCGACTGGAGACAGTCGAACACACCGCACCCATGCTCTCTATCGACCAGAGTACCGAGGCCGATGACCTGCGGGAGTTCGACGAACGGGTCCGCCGCGAAGTCGGCGACGTCACGTACGTCTGCGAACCCAAGTTCGACGGTCTCTCGATAGAAGTCGTCTACGAAGACGGCCAGTTCGTCCGCGCGGCGACCCGCGGCGATGGTCAGCGCGGCGACGACGTGAGCGCACAGGTGAAGACGATTCCGACGGTTCCGCTCTCACTCCGTGGTGACCCACCCGAGCGACTGGCCGTTCGCGGAGAGATTTACATGCCGAAACCGGCCTTCAGCGACCTGAACCGCGAGCGTGTCGAAGCGGGGGAAGACCCCTTCGCCAACCCGCGAAACGCCGCCGCCGGAACCCTGCGCAACCTCGACCCCTCTGTCGTCGCCGAGCGACCCCTCGCCGTCTTCTTCTACGACGTCCTCAACGCGAGCGTCACGCCCGAGACACAGCGCGCGGCGCTCGACCGGTTCCACGACTGGGGCCTCCGTGTCGCAGACGACCACGTCGAATTCGCCGACGACGTGCAGGGCGCAATCGACTACCGCGACGAGATGCTGGCCCTGCGCGACGACCTCGACTTCGAAATCGACGGCACCGTCATCAAGGTGGACTCGCGCGAGGCACGCGAGCAGTTAGGCGAAAAGAGCAGGTCGGTTCGGTGGGCGTTCGCCTACAAGTTCCCCGCCCGCCACGAGGTGACGACGGTCCGGGACATCGTGGTGCAGGTCGGTCGGACGGGGCGACTCACCCCGGTCGCACTTCTCGACCCGGTGGACATCGGTGGCGTGACCGTCTCGCGGGCGACACTCCACAACCCGGACGAAATCGCGTCGCTTGGCGTGGCCCTCGGTGACCGCGTCCGCGTGAAGCGCGCGGGCGACGTCATTCCACAGGTGGTCGAAGTCGTCAAGGACGCCGGCGGGACCTACGAGTTCCCCGACGAGTGTCCCGTCTGCGGGAGTCCGGTAGACCGGGACGGACCGCTGGCGTTCTGTTCCGGTGGTCTCACCTGCCCGGCCCAGCGCGAAGCGTCGATTGGCCACTTCGCGGTCAAAGGCGCGATGGACATCGACGGACTGGGCGGCGAACGCGTCGCCCAACTCGTCGAGTCGGGACTCGTCGAGAACGTCGCCGACCTCTACGACCTGACGGTGGACGAGTTAGTCGAACTGGAAGGATGGGGCGAGACGAGCGCACAGAACCTCGTCGACGCCATCGAGGGGACGAAATCGCCGTCGCTCGCCTCGTTCCTCGTCGGTCTGAGCATCCCCGAAGTTGGGGAAGCGACCGCTCGTGCCCTCGCCCGCGAGTTCGGGTCCATCGACGAGTTCCCCATCGACGAAGACGTCCACGAGTCGCGGTTCGACGCGTTCGAGGAGCGTCTGACCACCGTCCCCGACGTGGGTGAGACGGTGGCCCACCGCGTCCGCGACTTCTTCGAGAACGAAGACAATCGCGTCGTGATTCGGTCACTCCTCGACCACGGTGTCGACCCAGAACCCGTCGAAGGCGGCGGCGACGAACTCGACGGCGTCACCATCGTCGTGACGGGGACCCTGCAAGTGAGTCGAAGCGCCGTCCGCGAACTCGTCGAGTCGCACGGTGGCAACGTCACGGGGTCAGTCTCGGGCAACACCGACTACCTCGTCGTCGGCGAGAACCCGGGGCAGTCGAAACGCGACGACGCCGACGAAAACGAAGTGCCGACGCTCGACGAAGACGAGTTTGCGACGTTTCTCGCAGAGCGCGGCGTCTCGTATCCGACGGAGTGA
- a CDS encoding methyl-accepting chemotaxis protein: MALGIISRLRSWFGSQTAIPDGGTAAVVDAPDLNVDDDVLLDGVGLPAFVLDEEGRVAAWNSGVEALTGTTAHAALGHHNVGELFYDESAATVLAQTVLKQPNSADETEGIELDDPDRLLYAEEETFADANGVDCHARHTAMPLYEDGELVGVLQTVRNRTEEVERHREIATLVDEVEQTLTELSQGNLDARATIDDSAVVDDQLLLVVDSVNETARNLSQLTSNVQDETETATAAVTRAASAADAIVENVEQQRNLLDEGSTQMQQFSATMEEVAATADEVDAAAGEAREAAAEGREANTEARSATESVVTMSDELVDRVTELGDRMDDIEAVVEVISEVAEQTNLLALNANIEAARAGQDGDGFAVVAEEVKSLADETRQHTEDITAQIESIQSRTDEAVTAATESNDRIEHADESITEMLEAFEEIASSIDVAADGVAEVSRATDEQAEAVEDLTATIEDVHDRTIETEGAVDSIVTATDESAQALTALSMEVEELTGGRP; the protein is encoded by the coding sequence ATGGCACTCGGAATTATCAGCCGTCTTCGCTCGTGGTTCGGCAGTCAGACAGCGATACCTGACGGCGGAACCGCTGCAGTCGTCGACGCGCCCGACTTGAACGTCGACGACGACGTCCTCCTCGACGGTGTCGGTCTGCCGGCGTTCGTCCTCGACGAAGAAGGCCGTGTCGCCGCGTGGAACTCTGGTGTCGAAGCACTCACCGGAACGACTGCGCACGCAGCACTCGGCCACCACAACGTGGGCGAACTGTTCTACGACGAATCTGCCGCGACAGTTCTCGCACAGACCGTCCTCAAACAGCCAAACAGTGCGGACGAAACAGAGGGCATCGAGTTAGACGACCCGGACCGACTCCTCTACGCCGAAGAAGAGACGTTCGCCGACGCGAACGGCGTCGATTGCCACGCCCGACACACTGCGATGCCGTTGTACGAAGATGGCGAACTCGTGGGCGTCCTCCAGACCGTCCGAAACCGAACCGAGGAAGTCGAGCGCCACCGCGAAATCGCCACACTCGTAGACGAAGTCGAACAGACGCTCACGGAGTTGAGTCAGGGGAACCTCGACGCTCGTGCGACCATCGACGACTCTGCTGTCGTCGACGACCAACTCCTCCTCGTCGTCGATTCGGTGAACGAGACGGCGCGGAACCTCTCTCAGTTGACCTCGAACGTCCAGGACGAGACGGAGACGGCGACGGCAGCGGTCACTCGTGCAGCGTCTGCCGCCGACGCTATCGTCGAGAACGTCGAGCAGCAACGCAACTTGCTCGACGAGGGGTCGACGCAGATGCAGCAGTTCAGCGCGACGATGGAAGAGGTCGCCGCGACGGCCGACGAAGTCGACGCCGCGGCAGGTGAGGCCCGAGAAGCGGCCGCAGAGGGTCGCGAGGCGAACACTGAAGCGCGGTCGGCAACCGAGAGTGTCGTCACCATGAGCGACGAACTCGTCGACCGAGTGACCGAACTCGGCGACCGGATGGACGACATTGAGGCCGTCGTCGAAGTCATCTCCGAAGTCGCAGAGCAGACGAACCTGCTGGCGCTCAACGCCAACATCGAGGCTGCCCGCGCCGGCCAAGACGGCGACGGGTTCGCCGTCGTCGCAGAGGAAGTCAAGTCGCTCGCCGACGAGACGCGCCAGCACACCGAAGACATCACGGCACAAATCGAGAGCATCCAGTCTCGCACCGACGAGGCCGTCACCGCGGCGACCGAATCCAACGACCGAATCGAACACGCCGACGAGAGCATCACCGAGATGCTCGAAGCGTTCGAGGAGATTGCGTCGTCCATCGATGTGGCCGCCGACGGCGTCGCCGAAGTGTCGCGAGCGACGGACGAACAGGCCGAAGCGGTCGAAGACCTCACTGCGACCATCGAGGACGTTCACGACCGAACCATCGAAACCGAGGGCGCAGTCGACAGCATCGTCACGGCAACCGACGAGAGCGCACAGGCGCTCACAGCGCTCTCGATGGAAGTCGAAGAACTGACCGGCGGCCGACCGTAA
- a CDS encoding ABC transporter ATP-binding protein: protein MAAIELNGVTKRFEDDRGVLGTLGLSSDTDSVTAVEDLSFSVEDGEVFGFLGPNGAGKSTTINMLLDFVRPTSGSVRVLGHDAQAESVAVRRRTGVLPEGYDVYDRLTGREHVEFAIESKEADDDPDELLSRVGLDPDDAERRAGGYSKGMAQRLALAMALAGSPDLLILDEPSSGLDPAGAREMREIVRAEADRGATVFFSSHVLGQVEAVCDRVGIMREGELIAEDSIESLRDRLEAEAILRLDVEGDADLSAVRAVDGVSSVESTDGRLVVACSDDAKTRVIEAVESNGSTVADFETDSASLEDIFLAYTEDEKQEVTA from the coding sequence ATGGCCGCCATCGAACTGAACGGGGTGACGAAACGGTTCGAAGACGACCGTGGCGTACTCGGTACGCTCGGGCTTTCTTCCGACACCGACAGCGTGACCGCCGTCGAAGACCTCTCGTTCTCCGTCGAGGACGGAGAGGTGTTCGGGTTCCTCGGTCCCAACGGCGCCGGAAAGTCGACGACTATCAACATGCTCTTGGACTTCGTCCGTCCGACGAGTGGGTCCGTCCGCGTCCTCGGACACGACGCACAGGCCGAGAGCGTCGCCGTCCGTCGCCGGACCGGTGTCCTCCCAGAAGGGTACGACGTGTACGACCGTCTCACGGGTCGTGAACACGTCGAATTTGCAATCGAGTCGAAAGAAGCAGACGACGACCCGGACGAACTGCTCTCCCGTGTCGGACTCGACCCCGACGACGCTGAACGTCGCGCCGGTGGGTACTCGAAAGGGATGGCTCAGCGTCTCGCACTCGCGATGGCACTCGCTGGGAGTCCAGACCTCCTCATCCTCGACGAACCGTCGTCGGGGCTAGACCCCGCAGGTGCGCGCGAGATGCGCGAAATCGTCCGCGCGGAGGCTGACCGTGGCGCGACGGTGTTCTTCTCCAGTCACGTGCTCGGACAGGTCGAAGCCGTGTGTGACCGCGTCGGCATCATGCGCGAGGGCGAACTCATCGCCGAAGACAGCATCGAGAGCCTCCGTGACCGACTGGAGGCCGAGGCGATTCTCCGCCTCGACGTCGAGGGCGACGCCGACCTCTCGGCGGTTCGCGCCGTCGACGGCGTCTCGTCGGTCGAATCCACTGATGGCCGCCTCGTCGTCGCGTGTTCCGACGACGCGAAGACGCGGGTCATCGAGGCAGTCGAGTCTAACGGGTCGACGGTCGCCGACTTCGAGACGGACTCGGCGTCGCTGGAGGACATCTTCCTCGCGTACACCGAAGACGAGAAACAGGAGGTCACGGCATGA
- a CDS encoding O-acetylhomoserine aminocarboxypropyltransferase/cysteine synthase family protein, with translation MTRGFRTRGLHAGQDPDPATGARAPPLYQTTSYVFDDADHAADLYALESDGDVYSRISNPTTRILERRLAALEAGVDAVVTSSGMAALDAITTVLAAAGDNVVLSEDMYGGTSSYFSKTATRRGIEPRTVETLDVDAYADAIDDDTAFVHVETVANPSLKTPDFEAIADVAHDNRVPLVVDNTFATPALCRPIEHGADIVWESTTKWIHGSGTTVGGVVVDGGTFPWNATDYDELSGENPAFGVDFVERFGERAFSQVVRHRAVRSTGSCQSPFDAWQTIQGLETLALRMRAHCENARQVAEHLRDHEAVSWVSYPGFEDHETHELASRYLEGGYAGMVTFGLDGADDEESYEAAKTVCESVELVSFLANIGDAKSLLIHPASTTHAQLSLHEQRAAGVEPDMLRLSVGIEDAADIVADIDQAIEQAFAARPVAATGEVEL, from the coding sequence ATGACCCGAGGTTTCCGCACTCGCGGCCTCCACGCCGGACAGGACCCCGACCCGGCCACAGGGGCCCGTGCCCCACCACTCTATCAGACCACGTCGTACGTCTTCGACGACGCGGACCACGCCGCTGACCTCTACGCCCTCGAATCGGACGGCGACGTGTACTCGCGCATCTCGAACCCGACGACTCGTATCCTCGAACGCCGACTCGCCGCCCTCGAAGCGGGCGTCGACGCGGTGGTCACCTCCTCGGGAATGGCCGCCCTCGACGCCATCACCACCGTCCTCGCCGCCGCCGGCGACAACGTCGTCCTCTCTGAGGACATGTACGGCGGCACGTCGTCGTACTTCTCGAAGACGGCGACTCGCAGAGGAATCGAACCACGAACTGTCGAGACGTTGGACGTGGATGCCTACGCCGACGCCATCGACGACGACACCGCGTTCGTCCACGTCGAGACGGTAGCGAACCCCTCTCTGAAGACGCCGGATTTCGAGGCCATCGCCGACGTGGCCCACGACAACCGTGTCCCACTCGTCGTGGACAACACGTTCGCGACACCGGCGCTCTGTCGGCCCATCGAACACGGCGCAGACATCGTCTGGGAGTCCACGACGAAGTGGATTCACGGGTCGGGAACCACCGTCGGCGGCGTCGTCGTTGACGGTGGCACCTTTCCGTGGAACGCCACGGACTACGACGAACTCTCCGGCGAGAACCCGGCGTTCGGTGTCGACTTCGTCGAGCGATTCGGCGAACGCGCGTTCTCACAGGTCGTCCGGCACCGTGCCGTCAGAAGCACCGGCAGTTGCCAGTCGCCCTTCGACGCGTGGCAGACCATACAGGGCCTCGAAACACTCGCACTCCGGATGCGCGCGCACTGCGAGAACGCCCGACAGGTCGCCGAACACCTCCGCGACCACGAGGCCGTCTCGTGGGTGTCGTACCCCGGATTCGAGGACCACGAGACGCACGAACTCGCCTCGCGGTATCTGGAAGGAGGGTACGCCGGGATGGTCACCTTCGGCCTTGACGGTGCGGACGACGAGGAATCCTACGAGGCGGCAAAGACCGTCTGCGAGTCGGTCGAACTCGTGAGTTTCCTCGCCAACATCGGCGACGCGAAGTCGCTTCTCATCCACCCGGCGTCGACGACCCACGCCCAACTCTCGCTCCACGAACAGCGTGCGGCGGGTGTCGAACCCGACATGCTCCGCCTCTCGGTCGGTATCGAAGATGCCGCGGATATCGTCGCCGACATCGACCAGGCCATCGAACAGGCGTTTGCAGCACGACCCGTCGCTGCGACTGGTGAGGTGGAATTATGA
- a CDS encoding VIT1/CCC1 transporter family protein, producing the protein MLETLLGDDVQSSGRYLPEIIYGANDGIVTTFAVVAGVAGAALSPGIVIVLGFANLFADGFSMGMSNYLSERSEEDYHDAVGDGHVRTDGKTPVQTAAATFLAFIVAGWTPLLPYVFRLEPLFPISLVVTGTAFFVVGASRSLVTNRSWVANGGEMFVVGMAAAAVAYAVGNFLAGFA; encoded by the coding sequence ATGCTCGAGACGTTGCTCGGCGACGACGTACAGTCGTCCGGGCGCTACCTCCCCGAGATAATTTACGGCGCGAACGACGGCATCGTCACGACGTTCGCCGTCGTCGCCGGCGTCGCGGGCGCGGCGCTGAGTCCGGGCATCGTCATCGTCCTCGGGTTCGCGAACCTCTTCGCCGACGGGTTCTCGATGGGGATGAGTAACTACCTCTCCGAGCGGTCGGAAGAAGACTACCACGATGCGGTAGGCGACGGTCACGTCCGAACCGACGGGAAGACGCCCGTACAGACCGCCGCTGCGACGTTCCTCGCCTTTATCGTGGCCGGATGGACGCCGCTTCTCCCCTACGTCTTCCGTCTCGAACCGCTGTTTCCCATCTCTCTCGTCGTCACCGGCACGGCGTTCTTCGTCGTCGGTGCGAGTCGAAGTCTCGTCACGAACCGGTCGTGGGTCGCAAACGGAGGAGAGATGTTCGTCGTCGGAATGGCCGCGGCGGCAGTCGCCTACGCAGTCGGGAACTTCCTCGCTGGATTCGCCTGA